The sequence AATTGTATGATGAATATTAAGGGGATTTTATTGATTTGATTAATGAGAATACAAAAAGCTTTGTGTCTCAAGTTTTTACCCAAACCTTAGCTACAAAGTTATGGGGATTAAACGGCCACCAAAATCAGATCGCCGTCAATCTTAACATCATAGGTGTTCAGGGGTGCAGTGGCAGGGCCTCGCACCACGTCTCCACCTTGATCAAAACGAGAATTGTGGCAAGGACAAACAAAGCTAGATTGACTGGAATTCCAGTCCACAGTACAGCCTTGATGTGTACAGGTGGGATTAACTGCGATCACATTAGTGGCATTTTGAGGATTAGGAAGCACCAGCAACACAGGGGTAGGGACTCCTGACTTGATCAAGATTTTGCCACTACTTTTTAATTGGGAGACTGTAGCAAGTTGCTTATAGTCAGCCGCATTAGCAGGTTGCTGATCTTTTAGAGAAAAAGTTGCAAGTACCACAGGGAAAGAACTTGCTAGGCATCCAACCCCGACCCAATTTAAAA comes from Planktothrix tepida PCC 9214 and encodes:
- a CDS encoding ubiquinol-cytochrome c reductase iron-sulfur subunit, whose translation is MVLATFSLKDQQPANAADYKQLATVSQLKSSGKILIKSGVPTPVLLVLPNPQNATNVIAVNPTCTHQGCTVDWNSSQSSFVCPCHNSRFDQGGDVVRGPATAPLNTYDVKIDGDLILVAV